Proteins encoded by one window of Sphaerodactylus townsendi isolate TG3544 linkage group LG04, MPM_Stown_v2.3, whole genome shotgun sequence:
- the TAF10 gene encoding transcription initiation factor TFIID subunit 10 produces the protein MNAAVSGSVLEAEPSPAAALLVPAPPPPPPPQPPAPPPAPQPSALAAVAGEGAKGSPGAVAAAGAGGGGAGSVAAAAASSSVPPSEGPAVSNGLFVPPGATPNGDAKAACSPAPSSAPLVDFLLQLEDYTPTIPDAVSGYYLNRAGFEASDPRIIRLISLAAQKFISDIANDALQHCKMKGTASGSSRNKTKDKKYTLTMEDLAPALAEYGVNVKKPHYFT, from the exons ATGAACGCCGCCGTCAGCGGGAGCGTCCTGGAGGCCGAGCCCAGCCCGGCGGCCGCCCTCCTcgtccccgcccccccgccgccgccgccgccgcagccccccgcgcccccgcccgccccgcagCCCTCCGCCCTGGCCGCCGTCGCAGGGGAAGGGGCCAAGGGCAGCCCCGGGGCCGTGGCGGCGGCAGGAGCAGGAGGCGGAGGAGCAg GTTCcgtggccgccgccgccgcctcctcctccgtgCCGCCCTCCGAGGGCCCCGCCGTCTCCAACGGGCTCTTCGTGCCGCCCGGAGCGACCCCCAACGGCGACGCCAAGGCCGCCTGCTCGCCCGCCCCCTCCAGCGCGCCCCTGGTGGACTTCCTCCTGCAGCTGGAGGACTACACGCCCACG ATCCCGGACGCCGTCAGCGGCTACTACCTCAACCGGGCGGGCTTTGAGGCTTCGGACCCTCGCAT CATCCGCCTGATTTCCTTGGCTGCACAAAAGTTCATTTCTGACATTGCCAACGACGCTTTGCAGCACTGCAAAATGAAGGGAACGGCCTCCGGGAGCTCGCGCAACAAGACCAAG GACAAGAAGTACACACTGACCATGGAGGATCTGGCTCCCGCACTGGCAGAGTATGGTGTCAACGTCAAGAAGCCCCACTACTTCACCTAG